In Merismopedia glauca CCAP 1448/3, a single window of DNA contains:
- a CDS encoding sensor histidine kinase, translating to MIWELLLGLAIALIIGRWRQNKLHAELNQILAILDTGGAEGNSLPILSRLRLGVTIFKRQTQQLEIQLQNYRYLLEQLPLGYLVVDAENQLLCCNQQARELLYLSNWEPNQKRFLLEVVRSYELDRLIEQTRTAQKSTQKEWIFYPQTIDRQPGERLTLSSEQVSLRGYAVPLPDREIAVFLENLQSLVEISQQRDRTVSDLAHELRTPLTSIRLVTETLLKRLQPPERGWVEKMLQETNRLIDLAQHFLELNHLEQDPSQCLTIEPVELKSLIFSAWNTLEPFAQSKQLELIYTGSELVQLEGDRARLTQVFLNLLDNSIKYSPKNGKVEVEVKVLDPSKLQVNVIDSGNGFTPTDLPYVFDRLFRTDLSRQKHSTDLAQLTTGNGLGLAIARQIILAHRGTIKAMNHPQTQGAWLQIELPRFWLSKE from the coding sequence TTTTGGCGATCTTAGATACAGGTGGCGCAGAAGGAAATTCGCTCCCGATTTTGTCGCGTTTGCGATTAGGAGTCACGATTTTCAAACGTCAGACCCAACAATTAGAAATTCAACTGCAAAATTACCGCTACTTACTAGAACAATTACCTTTAGGTTACCTAGTAGTAGATGCAGAAAATCAGTTGTTGTGCTGCAATCAGCAAGCTAGAGAGTTACTATATTTATCCAATTGGGAACCAAATCAAAAGCGGTTTTTATTAGAAGTAGTCCGTTCTTATGAGTTAGATCGATTGATCGAACAAACTCGGACTGCTCAAAAATCCACTCAAAAGGAATGGATATTCTATCCCCAAACCATCGATCGCCAACCAGGGGAAAGATTAACCTTGAGTTCGGAACAAGTTTCCCTGCGGGGTTATGCAGTTCCTTTGCCAGACCGAGAAATAGCGGTTTTTCTGGAGAATTTACAATCTTTAGTCGAGATATCTCAACAACGCGATCGCACTGTTTCCGATTTGGCTCACGAATTAAGAACTCCCCTTACCTCTATTAGATTAGTCACCGAAACCTTGCTCAAACGTTTGCAACCGCCAGAACGAGGCTGGGTAGAGAAAATGCTGCAAGAAACCAATCGTTTAATAGATCTAGCCCAGCATTTTCTGGAATTAAATCATTTAGAACAAGATCCGAGTCAATGCCTGACAATTGAACCTGTAGAACTAAAAAGCCTGATTTTTTCGGCTTGGAACACCTTAGAGCCTTTTGCTCAATCTAAACAATTAGAATTAATCTATACAGGATCGGAACTAGTGCAGCTTGAGGGCGATCGAGCCAGACTTACCCAAGTATTTCTCAATCTACTCGATAACAGCATCAAATATAGTCCCAAAAACGGCAAAGTCGAAGTTGAAGTCAAAGTTTTAGATCCGAGCAAATTACAAGTAAATGTAATTGACTCAGGTAATGGTTTTACCCCAACAGATTTACCTTATGTATTCGATCGCCTGTTTCGCACCGATTTATCCCGCCAAAAACACAGTACCGATCTAGCTCAACTTACCACTGGAAACGGTTTAGGATTGGCGATCGCTCGTCAAATTATTTTGGCTCATCGTGGCACAATTAAAGCTATGAATCATCCTCAAACCCAAGGCGCATGGCTGCAAATTGAACTACCTCGATTTTGGCTAAGTAAAGAGTAA